A window of Cytobacillus sp. FSL H8-0458 genomic DNA:
CAATTACAACCCCATCGAAATCTAAATCCCCGATTGCATGAAGCAAAGAAGAATCCATTCCGGCAAAAGCTTTAATAAGTGTGACTTTTTTTACAATCGTATCCAAAGGATAGTATTCTCTATTTGTCGGCGCGTTATGGAATAATACACCTCTCTTTGTGACTATTCCGATTGGCCCATACTGAGGGCTCTGGAAAGTAGAAACATTACTCGTATGTGTTTTTGTAACATTTTCTGCTGTATGGATTTCATCATTTAAAACGACAAGGACCCCTTTGTCTTTTGCTTCTTCACATGCAGCCACACGAATAGATGAAATAAGGTTGTAAAGTCCGTCTGAACCGATTTCATTACTCGACCTCATTGCCCCTGTAACAACGATGGGAAGGGATGTTTTAACACTCAAATCCAAAAAGTAGGCTGTCTCTTCTAATGTATCTGTCCCATGGGTAATCACTACGCCGCTAATCTCTTCCTTTGCAAGGCTGTTTTCAATGATTTCCTTTAATTTAAGCATTTCCTTTGGTGTAATATGCGGTGAAGGGAGGTGGAAAGGCTCTTCAACCAGTAATTCTGCAAGCGACAGCAGTTCTTTTGTTTTTTCAGTTAATGGATTATTATCTGTTGGCTTTACGGCACCTGTTGCTGCATCCTCGCTCATTGAAATGGTGCCTCCTGTGTGTATAACAAGTATCTTTTTTTTCTCCATGTTAATCCCCCAATTTTTGCTTTTAAATAAGAATATGAAGCGAAATATTTCTTTTCCAATATTTGAATAATCATTTTAATTCTTTCTATATCATGATACGATTAAGAAAACAGATTGAAAAGAGGACAGCTCATGCTGGGAATATTATCCGCTGGCATCGCGCCGGGACTGGCACTATTAAGTTATTTTTATTTAAAAGATCAATATGAGTCAGAACCCATATCAATGGTTTTTAAAACTTTTTTATTTGGTGCTTTGCTCGTGTTCCCCATCATGTTCATCCAATATGTCTTAGAAGTTGAAGGGGTGCTGCAGTCCAGTTTAGCGGATGCGTTTCTGTCATCAAGCATGCTGGAAGAATTCTTTAAATGGTTTATATTATTCTATACTATTTATCAGCATATAACCTTTGATGAACCATATGATGGAATAGTGTATGGTGCCTCAGTATCACTCGGCTTTGCTACTGCAGAAAATATCTTCTATCTTATCGGGCTCGGTGTGGAACACGCACTTGGGAGGGCCTTGCTCCCGGTTTCCAGTCATGCTCTCTTCGGTGTTATTATGGGCTATTATATAGGAAAAGGAAAATTCTCGGCAACATCTACAAGAAAATGGTTAGCCTTTTCACTTCTTATACCTTTTCTCCTTCACGGCATTTACGACTATATCCTTATCTCCCTAAAACATTGGATTTTTATCATGTTTCCATTTATGATCTTCCTTTGGTGGCTGGGCTTAAGAAAAGTTAAAAAAGCAAGGGCTCATAGCGCAAGGCATATGAATCACCAATTTGATATACAGAAAACTCTCCATTCCTGATGGAGGGTTTTTTTATTTCCGGCAACCTTAATAAATGACTCAAGTTATTGAATAAAAAGCCAGGGACTACAAAAAATAGGGTCAATGATAAAAGATTGACTTTTGGAGGTTATAATCCATGAAAAAGAAATTTTTGGCAGGAAAGGTTTTACTCATAATCTCCCTTTGTGTGCTGGGAATTCCATTGAGCGGGAATATGGAAAAAGCCAATGCCTTTTCAAATCAGGTGATTCAGCACGGGGCTGTAGGCGAAGATGTAATAGAACTTCAGTCCCGTCTCCAGTATTTAGGCTTTTACAACGGGAAGATCGATGGAGTCTTTGGATGGGGAACCTATTGGGCACTGAGGAACTTCCAATATGAATTTGGACTTCCCATTGACGGGCTTGCAGGCCAGGAAACAAAAAACAAGCTCGCGAAAGCATCTAAATACAATGAACAGTATGTGAAAGAACAAATCAATAAGGGGAATAAATTTACCCACTATGGCGGAGTGGAAACTGACAAGCAGACTAAGCCTCAGCAAGGGTCAACGGGGGGAACGGAACAGCAGCAGGAAGCTCCCAAACAGCCCACTGCTTCAAATGTCCCTAATGGCTTCTCGGAAAATGATATTCAGCTAATGGCCAATGCGGTCTATGGAGAATCAAGAGGGGAACCGTATACAGGCCAGGTGGCCGTTGCTGCTGTTATCTTAAACCGTGTAAACAGTGCTTCATTCCCAAACACTGTTTCTGGTGTCATTTTTGAGCCTCGTGCTTTTACTGCCGTTGCCGATGGACAGATATGGCTAACGCCAAATGATACGGCAAAAAAAGCAGTGCTGGATGCGATAAATGGATGGGACCCGACAGGAGAGGCGCTGTATTACTTTAATCCGGATACCGCTACAAGCGGATGGATTTGGACACGGCCGCAAATCAAGCGGATTGGAAAACATATATTCTGTAAATAGAGGGGTGAATAATCATGCTTAGAGGAATTCTTATTGGAGTACTTGCGCTGGGCGTTGCAGGTACAGCGTTTTGGGGTTATCAGGAACACCGTGAGAAAAATGCAATTCTCATTAATGCTGAAAATAATTATCAAAGAGCATTTCATGATTTAACTTATCAAGTCGACCTATTGCATGACAAAATCGGAACAACTTTAGCGATGAATTCGAGAGCTTCACTGTCACCTGAATTGGCAGAAGTATGGAGATTGACTTCAGAGGCCCACTCGGATGTGGGCCAGCTGCCTCTAACACTTCTTCCTTTTAATAAAACCGAAGAGTTTCTATCCAATATCGGAGATTTCAGCTATCGGACAGCAGTAAGAGACTTAGAGAAGGAACCGTTATCGGAAAAGGAATACCAAACGCTCAAACAGCTTTATAAGCAATCTGCGGATGTTCAGCAGGATTTACGTAAAGTACAGCATATGGTTCTTGAAAAAAACTTAAGATGGATGGATGTGGAAATGGCTCTCGCGTCCAATAAAGAACCTGCAGACAATACAATCATAGATGGCTTTAAGACAGTGGAAAAAACAGTTGAAGGCTATGGAGAGACAGACTTTGGGCCTGCATTTGTAAATATGCAGAAAAAGGATGAAAACTACAAATATCTGAAGGGCAAAGAAATAACAGAAAAAGAAGCTGCACGTATTGGTCAGCATTATGCAGGTTTGGGTAAAAATGTGAATATCAGAGTAACGGAGAACGGCAAGGGATCTGATTACGGGTTTTTCAGTGTGAGTATCCAAAACAAGAAAACAAATGAAGAAGCAAACATGGATATTACCAAAAAAGGCGGCTATCCAATCTGGTTTATCCTGGACCGGAAAGTGGCGAAACAAAAAGTAAGCCTTAATGAGGCAAGCAATAATGCAGTTAAATTTCTAAAGGACAATGGCTTTAAAGATCTGGATTTATTCGAGAGTGCCCAATATGACAATTTAGGTGTATTCACCTTCGTGTCGAATCAGGATGGTGTAAGAATTTATCCGGACTCCATTCGTGTGAAAATTGCGCTTGACAATGGCAGGATGACAGCTTTTTCTGCGGAAGATTATTTAAAATCTCATCATCAGCGTGAAATTCCTGAGCCTGCGATCACTGCAGAAGAGGCAAGATCCAAGGTGAACCCGCAGCTGAAAGTCATGGAAGACAGGCGAGCAATAATTATCAACGATTTGAATCAGGAAGTTTCCTGTTATGAATTTGTGGGCACATTGGGTGAAGATACTTACAGGATTTATTTAAATGCAGAAACAGGACAGGAAGAAAAAGTAGAAAAGCTTAAGAATGCAGAACCAATCTATGAAGATGTAGTGTAAAGAAAGCCGGATAGGCTTTCTTTTTTTTAGGTCTTTTTGCCTAAAAGAAATAAAAATGTTATTGCAGGAATCTAATATAGCGTTCATAATTAAATGACAAGA
This region includes:
- a CDS encoding asparaginase, with the protein product MEKKKILVIHTGGTISMSEDAATGAVKPTDNNPLTEKTKELLSLAELLVEEPFHLPSPHITPKEMLKLKEIIENSLAKEEISGVVITHGTDTLEETAYFLDLSVKTSLPIVVTGAMRSSNEIGSDGLYNLISSIRVAACEEAKDKGVLVVLNDEIHTAENVTKTHTSNVSTFQSPQYGPIGIVTKRGVLFHNAPTNREYYPLDTIVKKVTLIKAFAGMDSSLLHAIGDLDFDGVVIEALGQGNLPPATIEGIKALTEKNIPIVLVSRCFNGIAQDVYGYDGGGKHLKDMGVIFSNGLNGQKARIKLLIGLETQQNIEEIFQI
- the prsW gene encoding glutamic-type intramembrane protease PrsW codes for the protein MLGILSAGIAPGLALLSYFYLKDQYESEPISMVFKTFLFGALLVFPIMFIQYVLEVEGVLQSSLADAFLSSSMLEEFFKWFILFYTIYQHITFDEPYDGIVYGASVSLGFATAENIFYLIGLGVEHALGRALLPVSSHALFGVIMGYYIGKGKFSATSTRKWLAFSLLIPFLLHGIYDYILISLKHWIFIMFPFMIFLWWLGLRKVKKARAHSARHMNHQFDIQKTLHS
- the sleB gene encoding spore cortex-lytic enzyme: MKKKFLAGKVLLIISLCVLGIPLSGNMEKANAFSNQVIQHGAVGEDVIELQSRLQYLGFYNGKIDGVFGWGTYWALRNFQYEFGLPIDGLAGQETKNKLAKASKYNEQYVKEQINKGNKFTHYGGVETDKQTKPQQGSTGGTEQQQEAPKQPTASNVPNGFSENDIQLMANAVYGESRGEPYTGQVAVAAVILNRVNSASFPNTVSGVIFEPRAFTAVADGQIWLTPNDTAKKAVLDAINGWDPTGEALYYFNPDTATSGWIWTRPQIKRIGKHIFCK
- the ypeB gene encoding germination protein YpeB, which gives rise to MLRGILIGVLALGVAGTAFWGYQEHREKNAILINAENNYQRAFHDLTYQVDLLHDKIGTTLAMNSRASLSPELAEVWRLTSEAHSDVGQLPLTLLPFNKTEEFLSNIGDFSYRTAVRDLEKEPLSEKEYQTLKQLYKQSADVQQDLRKVQHMVLEKNLRWMDVEMALASNKEPADNTIIDGFKTVEKTVEGYGETDFGPAFVNMQKKDENYKYLKGKEITEKEAARIGQHYAGLGKNVNIRVTENGKGSDYGFFSVSIQNKKTNEEANMDITKKGGYPIWFILDRKVAKQKVSLNEASNNAVKFLKDNGFKDLDLFESAQYDNLGVFTFVSNQDGVRIYPDSIRVKIALDNGRMTAFSAEDYLKSHHQREIPEPAITAEEARSKVNPQLKVMEDRRAIIINDLNQEVSCYEFVGTLGEDTYRIYLNAETGQEEKVEKLKNAEPIYEDVV